The stretch of DNA TCAAAACCCAGCTTGATCGCTTGTATTTGCCTAGCCCAAGGAGACCATGATGAGCCAGAGTGAACCACAGCCAATCGCCTTCGTCACGGATAAAACGTCAGCCATGCCCAGTATTGTTGATCGCGCGGCCTTCCAAGCGACCGTTGATCGCTTGCGAAGCCGCGAAAAGGCTCATACTCGCGAGGCTGATGCGATTGCTGCCGAGCGTCGCCGCCTGCCAATGGTTGAGCTTGATCCGTTAACTCCACTGGTTGGCAAGAACGGAACGGTTGCGCTGATTGAAGCATTCGAAGGTCGCCAGCAACTGATGGTCGCCTATATGATGTGGCACGAGGGCAAAACAGCAGCCGAACAATGCCCTGGTTGCACAATGGTCATCAGCCATGCCAACCAATTAGGCTACCTGCATACCCGCGATGTGACGCTGGCAGTGTTGTGCCAAGGGCCATTCGAGCCAAGTAATCGTTATCGCGAATTTATGGGCTGGACGATGCCGTGGTATTCCGTTCCTGAGGCCTCGGTCGAAGCCTTGATCGCTGGCCGCCATTTTGGCATGTGGGCTTGTTATTTGCGCAAAGGTGATCGTGTGTTCGAAACCTACTGGACAACCGATCGTGGCTGCGAGTTGATGGGCAGTTCATTCGCCATGCTTGATCTGACGGTGTATGGTCGCCAAGAAGTTTGGCAACATGTGCCAGATGGCTGGCCACAACCATTCGCTAATACCATGTGCCTGCCAAGGACATTCC from Herpetosiphon gulosus encodes:
- a CDS encoding DUF899 domain-containing protein, with the translated sequence MSQSEPQPIAFVTDKTSAMPSIVDRAAFQATVDRLRSREKAHTREADAIAAERRRLPMVELDPLTPLVGKNGTVALIEAFEGRQQLMVAYMMWHEGKTAAEQCPGCTMVISHANQLGYLHTRDVTLAVLCQGPFEPSNRYREFMGWTMPWYSVPEASVEALIAGRHFGMWACYLRKGDRVFETYWTTDRGCELMGSSFAMLDLTVYGRQEVWQHVPDGWPQPFANTMCLPRTFQTDNPLAHRPIAQWSRVAEGHADDLQPTANEAAI